A portion of the Haemophilus influenzae genome contains these proteins:
- a CDS encoding zinc ribbon domain-containing protein YjdM, which translates to MDQMPNCPKCQSEYVYHDSINFVCPDCGNEWDNNEIQESDDDQLIVKDSNGNLLAEGDNVLLIKDLKLKGSSEVLKKGTKFKNIRLVNGDHNVDCGKIMLKSEFLKKA; encoded by the coding sequence ATGGATCAAATGCCTAATTGCCCAAAATGTCAAAGTGAATACGTTTACCACGATTCAATTAATTTTGTTTGCCCTGATTGCGGTAATGAATGGGATAATAATGAAATTCAAGAATCAGATGACGATCAACTAATCGTAAAAGACAGCAATGGGAATTTGCTTGCAGAAGGCGACAATGTACTTTTGATTAAAGATTTAAAATTAAAAGGTTCATCAGAAGTATTGAAAAAAGGTACAAAATTCAAAAACATCCGCTTAGTAAATGGCGATCATAATGTCGATTGCGGCAAAATCATGTTGAAATCTGAGTTTTTGAAAAAGGCTTAA
- a CDS encoding YtfJ family protein — MKKQILALVCGVMFSSSTWAHNLQLEQSLPAVQVTEYGEIVLSGKDTAFQPWGSAELAGKVRVVHHLAGRTAAKEKNQSMIDAIKASHFNPVKYQTTTIINADDAIVGTGMFVKNSAQKGKQENPHSQVVLDDKSAVKNAWGLNSKDSAIIVLDKTGKVKFVKEGKLFDSDIQTVISLVNGLTK; from the coding sequence ATGAAAAAACAAATTCTTGCCTTAGTTTGTGGCGTAATGTTTAGTAGTTCGACTTGGGCACACAATTTGCAATTAGAGCAATCTTTACCAGCAGTGCAAGTAACGGAGTATGGTGAAATTGTGCTTTCAGGAAAAGATACTGCGTTTCAACCTTGGGGTTCTGCGGAATTAGCGGGTAAAGTGCGTGTTGTTCATCATTTAGCGGGTAGAACGGCTGCAAAAGAGAAAAATCAGTCGATGATTGATGCGATAAAAGCATCCCATTTTAATCCTGTAAAATACCAAACAACCACTATTATTAATGCGGATGATGCGATTGTTGGTACAGGTATGTTTGTAAAAAATAGTGCACAAAAAGGCAAACAGGAAAATCCACATAGTCAAGTTGTGTTAGATGATAAAAGTGCGGTAAAAAATGCTTGGGGATTAAATTCTAAAGATAGTGCAATTATCGTGTTAGACAAAACGGGAAAAGTAAAATTTGTGAAAGAAGGAAAATTGTTTGATAGCGATATTCAGACTGTTATTTCACTAGTGAATGGATTGACCAAATAA
- a CDS encoding Bax inhibitor-1/YccA family membrane protein, with product MQSRLIVDAQKESLLSTHKVLRNTYFLLGLTMAFSAVVAFISMSLNLPYPNIIVLLVGFYGLLFLTNKLADRPAGILAAFAFTGFMGYTIGPILNMYVARGMEDLIMLAFAGTAIVFFACSAYVLTTKKDMSFLSSAMFALFIVLLLGMVASFFFQIPALSVAISALFVVFSTMTILYETSNIIHGGETNYIRATVNIYVSIYNLFLSLLRLLSIFSSDE from the coding sequence ATGCAATCACGTCTTATTGTGGATGCTCAAAAAGAATCGTTACTCAGCACACATAAAGTGTTGCGTAACACGTATTTTTTATTGGGATTAACCATGGCATTTTCAGCGGTTGTTGCGTTTATTTCAATGAGCTTAAACTTGCCATATCCAAATATTATTGTGTTATTGGTTGGCTTTTATGGCTTACTTTTCTTAACCAATAAATTAGCTGATCGCCCTGCTGGTATTTTGGCTGCCTTTGCTTTCACTGGATTTATGGGATACACCATCGGGCCAATTTTAAATATGTATGTGGCACGTGGAATGGAAGATTTGATTATGCTTGCATTCGCAGGAACTGCCATTGTGTTTTTCGCTTGTTCCGCTTATGTATTGACCACGAAAAAAGATATGTCATTCTTATCTAGTGCAATGTTCGCATTATTTATTGTGCTATTGCTTGGTATGGTGGCAAGTTTCTTCTTCCAAATTCCTGCGTTATCAGTCGCAATTAGTGCATTATTTGTTGTGTTCTCAACAATGACCATTTTGTATGAAACCAGTAATATTATTCACGGTGGAGAAACAAATTACATTCGAGCAACCGTGAACATCTATGTTTCAATCTACAATTTATTCTTGAGTTTATTAAGATTACTTTCTATCTTTTCAAGTGATGAATAA
- a CDS encoding YcjF family protein translates to MEKQIFEHSVNVEEEQYQPKQEFHNVETKLDEALDGELLDAQLEQALKPKSSFGKTVLKFTALLFGTATVAQSVQWIWDSYQQHQWIYLAFSLVSLIVILLGIKEIIGEWRRLVCLKKREQLQQQSQQIWLASAVKNGDIFSVQSVEKSKVLCLEVAKSLGLENDSPAVIQWQHQLNEAYSAQEIAHLFSRHVLSSFDAQAKKLISKMAAESAVIVAISPLAVVDMFFIAWRNLRLMNKIAEIYGIELGYFSRIRLLRMVLVNIAFAGAAEVAQDIGMDWLSQDVTAKLSARIAQGIGVGLLTARLGVKAMELCRPLAFQLNEKPKLSHIQQELLSSVKDIVLGKNKIYKKEQV, encoded by the coding sequence ATGGAAAAACAAATTTTTGAACATTCAGTTAATGTAGAGGAAGAACAATATCAGCCTAAGCAAGAGTTTCATAATGTGGAAACAAAGTTAGATGAAGCGTTAGACGGAGAGTTACTTGATGCTCAGCTTGAACAGGCATTGAAACCAAAATCCAGTTTTGGAAAAACGGTATTAAAATTTACCGCACTTTTATTTGGCACGGCGACGGTTGCGCAATCTGTGCAGTGGATTTGGGATAGCTATCAACAACATCAATGGATTTATCTTGCTTTTTCTTTAGTGAGTTTAATTGTCATTTTATTAGGGATTAAAGAGATTATTGGCGAGTGGCGACGTTTAGTTTGTCTAAAAAAACGTGAGCAATTGCAACAACAAAGTCAGCAGATTTGGTTAGCAAGTGCGGTAAAAAATGGCGATATTTTTTCTGTTCAGAGCGTAGAAAAAAGTAAAGTACTTTGTTTAGAGGTCGCAAAATCTCTAGGTTTGGAAAATGATTCTCCAGCGGTAATTCAATGGCAACATCAATTAAATGAAGCTTATTCAGCGCAAGAAATTGCTCATTTATTCAGTCGTCATGTTTTGTCTTCTTTTGATGCACAAGCTAAAAAATTGATTAGTAAAATGGCAGCTGAATCAGCTGTGATTGTTGCGATTAGTCCGCTTGCTGTAGTGGATATGTTTTTTATCGCGTGGCGCAATCTTCGATTAATGAATAAAATTGCTGAAATTTATGGGATTGAATTAGGGTATTTTTCACGTATTCGATTGTTAAGAATGGTATTGGTCAATATCGCTTTTGCTGGGGCAGCCGAAGTGGCACAAGATATTGGAATGGATTGGCTTTCTCAAGATGTGACAGCAAAATTGTCTGCGCGTATCGCTCAAGGAATCGGTGTGGGATTACTCACAGCTAGATTAGGTGTGAAAGCAATGGAGCTTTGTCGCCCGTTAGCATTTCAATTAAACGAAAAACCAAAACTGTCACATATTCAACAGGAATTACTTAGTTCGGTAAAAGATATTGTTCTCGGTAAAAACAAAATTTACAAAAAGGAACAAGTCTGA
- a CDS encoding TIGR01621 family pseudouridine synthase, whose protein sequence is MKIEVVYQHSDFIIINKPEGISVHKDQEEQGLTELVAKQLNVSQVWLVHRLDKVTSGLLILALNAESAAEFSRLFSEHKIHKTYLALSKQKPKKKQGLIVGDMKKARDGAWKLCQTKENPAITRFESVNCEPNLRLFILKPQTGKTHQLRVAMKSLGSPILGDGLYGKNTEKIDRTYLHATQLEFDYLNDFISVTCFPIQGQFWLKPTVFEQIQVYLTKPFLSK, encoded by the coding sequence ATGAAAATCGAGGTTGTTTATCAACATAGCGATTTTATTATTATCAATAAGCCTGAAGGTATTAGTGTTCATAAAGATCAAGAAGAACAAGGCTTAACAGAACTTGTTGCAAAACAACTGAATGTGTCTCAAGTATGGTTGGTTCATCGCTTGGATAAAGTGACGTCGGGGCTATTAATTTTGGCACTGAATGCTGAAAGTGCGGCTGAATTTTCTCGACTTTTTTCTGAACATAAAATTCATAAAACTTATTTGGCATTAAGTAAGCAAAAGCCTAAGAAGAAACAAGGATTGATCGTCGGGGATATGAAGAAAGCCCGAGATGGTGCGTGGAAACTTTGTCAAACTAAAGAAAATCCAGCGATTACGCGTTTTGAAAGTGTAAATTGTGAACCTAATTTACGTTTATTTATTTTAAAACCTCAAACGGGGAAAACACATCAATTACGTGTTGCCATGAAAAGTTTAGGTAGCCCGATTTTAGGCGATGGGCTTTATGGTAAAAATACTGAAAAAATTGACCGCACTTATTTGCACGCTACTCAATTGGAATTTGATTATTTGAATGATTTTATTTCGGTCACTTGTTTTCCTATTCAAGGTCAATTTTGGCTTAAGCCTACAGTATTTGAGCAAATTCAGGTTTATCTGACAAAGCCGTTTTTATCAAAATAG
- the xthA gene encoding exodeoxyribonuclease III — MKFISFNINGLRARPHQLEAIIEKYQPDVIGLQEIKVADEAFPYEITENLGYHVFHHGQKGHYGVALLTKQEPKAVRRGFPTDNEDAQKRIIMADLETEFGLLTVINGYFPQGESRAHETKFPAKEKFYADLQQYLEKEHNKSNPILIMGDMNISPSDLDIGIGDENRKRWLRTGKCSFLPEEREWYQRLYDYGLEDSFRKMNPTANDKFSWFDYRSKGFDDNRGLRIDHILVSQKLTERCVDVGIALDIRAMEKPSDHAPIWAEFK, encoded by the coding sequence ATGAAATTTATCTCTTTTAATATAAATGGTTTACGTGCTAGACCACATCAACTTGAAGCCATTATTGAAAAATATCAGCCAGATGTTATCGGCTTGCAGGAAATTAAAGTTGCTGATGAGGCTTTTCCTTATGAAATTACAGAAAACTTAGGTTATCACGTATTTCATCACGGACAGAAAGGTCATTATGGCGTGGCATTATTGACTAAACAAGAACCTAAAGCGGTTCGTCGCGGTTTTCCAACAGACAATGAAGATGCGCAAAAACGTATTATTATGGCTGATCTTGAAACTGAATTTGGCTTATTGACTGTCATTAATGGCTATTTCCCACAGGGGGAAAGCCGTGCTCACGAGACTAAATTTCCAGCTAAAGAGAAATTTTATGCAGATCTTCAACAGTATTTAGAAAAAGAACACAACAAATCTAATCCGATTTTAATTATGGGCGATATGAATATTAGCCCGAGTGATTTAGATATTGGTATCGGAGATGAAAATCGTAAACGTTGGTTACGCACAGGTAAATGTTCTTTCTTACCAGAAGAAAGAGAGTGGTATCAACGTTTATATGATTACGGATTAGAAGATAGTTTCCGTAAGATGAACCCAACAGCAAATGATAAATTCTCGTGGTTTGATTACCGTTCTAAAGGTTTTGATGATAATCGAGGTTTACGAATTGATCATATTTTAGTAAGCCAAAAATTGACTGAACGCTGTGTCGATGTGGGTATTGCATTAGATATTCGAGCAATGGAAAAACCGTCTGATCACGCACCGATTTGGGCTGAATTTAAATAG
- a CDS encoding TIGR01619 family protein, which produces MDMANWQNYRSTVNGMPAVFTANIEDVEKYHGKGLDKIVQFTIDYQADDETGLPSEVEYDKLINRVFKILTQLTALPNVFFAGHFICNSQIKIHFYCKHENLIVETLQQIDFVKDINVQKDLIWDTYFDFLLASPLEIKLNATEELLDLLKSKGRNLSDTYLVEHSFHFDEEQKMFPFMDELSLGDYSFTTLQYSAQAIQFNEGDEPYFLVKLEQEISLDNSEIFEQVERFEKLAEQFSGEYIGWECDSLLDSNKPLN; this is translated from the coding sequence ATGGATATGGCAAATTGGCAGAATTATCGTTCTACCGTGAACGGTATGCCTGCCGTGTTTACCGCAAATATTGAAGATGTTGAAAAATATCACGGTAAAGGTCTCGATAAAATAGTGCAGTTTACTATTGATTATCAGGCTGATGATGAAACGGGTTTACCCTCAGAAGTTGAATACGATAAGTTAATTAACCGTGTATTTAAAATTTTGACACAACTCACCGCACTTCCAAATGTATTTTTTGCGGGGCATTTTATTTGTAATTCTCAAATAAAAATACATTTTTATTGTAAGCACGAAAATCTTATTGTAGAAACTTTACAACAAATTGATTTTGTTAAAGATATTAATGTTCAAAAGGATTTAATTTGGGATACTTATTTTGACTTTTTGCTTGCTTCTCCATTAGAGATTAAGTTAAATGCAACGGAGGAGTTACTTGATTTATTAAAAAGTAAAGGTCGTAATTTAAGTGATACCTATTTAGTAGAGCATAGTTTTCATTTTGATGAAGAGCAGAAAATGTTCCCTTTTATGGATGAACTGAGTTTAGGGGATTATTCTTTCACAACATTACAATATTCTGCACAAGCGATTCAGTTTAATGAAGGTGACGAACCTTATTTCTTGGTAAAATTAGAGCAAGAAATTTCATTAGATAATAGTGAGATTTTTGAACAAGTAGAACGTTTTGAAAAATTGGCTGAACAATTTTCGGGAGAGTATATCGGTTGGGAATGTGATTCTTTACTGGATAGCAATAAGCCGTTGAATTAG
- the mreD gene encoding rod shape-determining protein MreD — protein MQTRFILQWFTILSFFVIAFVLELAPWPVGFQMLKPAWLVLVLLYWVLAIPNKVSIGWSFLLGLTWDLILGSTLGVHALVLSTSMYIIAKNYLILRNLSLWFQSLLVVLFVFIIRLLIFLVEFSLHTAFFHWQAILGAFASGLLWPWVFLLMRKIRRKVKLH, from the coding sequence ATGCAAACACGATTTATTTTACAATGGTTCACTATTTTAAGCTTCTTTGTTATTGCCTTTGTATTAGAACTTGCACCTTGGCCAGTTGGTTTCCAAATGCTAAAGCCTGCGTGGCTTGTACTTGTATTACTTTATTGGGTATTAGCTATTCCCAATAAAGTAAGTATAGGCTGGTCATTTTTACTCGGATTAACTTGGGATTTAATATTAGGCTCTACATTAGGCGTTCACGCTCTCGTACTTTCTACGAGCATGTACATCATTGCCAAAAACTATTTAATTCTGCGAAATTTATCACTTTGGTTCCAAAGTTTATTGGTTGTACTTTTCGTCTTCATTATAAGATTACTTATTTTCTTAGTTGAATTTTCACTCCATACTGCCTTTTTTCATTGGCAAGCCATCTTGGGCGCATTCGCTTCTGGTTTACTATGGCCTTGGGTATTTTTATTAATGCGCAAAATACGCAGAAAAGTTAAATTACATTAA
- the mreC gene encoding rod shape-determining protein MreC — protein sequence MKPIFGKAPPLGIRLLIAIFASIALILADGRNSSITKARSAMETAIGGLYYLANSPRSILDGISENLVDTNKLQIENKVLRQQLLEKNADLLLLDQLKVENQRLRLLLNSPLRTDEYKKIAEVLTAETDIYRQQIVINQGKKDGAYVGQPVIDEKGVIGQIISVGENTSRVLLLTDVTHSIPVQVLRNDVRVIASGTGHTDELSLDNVPRSVDIEKGDLLVTSGLGGRFLEGYPVAVVQSVSRDSSNYFAIVKAKPLALLERLRYVLLLWPSNLDISKVKSMSPEEVRNLVQKRLESQANEANYRVKKTPLTEKDFPENEEKTIIEPDIPTDFLQNEEDLPIEQQEERIED from the coding sequence ATGAAACCCATTTTCGGCAAAGCCCCTCCCCTAGGTATTCGTCTGCTTATCGCTATCTTTGCATCTATTGCCTTAATTTTAGCTGATGGACGTAATAGCTCAATAACGAAAGCACGTAGTGCAATGGAAACGGCAATAGGCGGTTTATATTATCTTGCAAATAGCCCTAGAAGTATCTTAGATGGCATTTCAGAAAATCTTGTTGATACCAATAAATTACAAATTGAAAACAAAGTACTACGCCAACAGCTTTTGGAAAAAAATGCAGATTTACTTTTACTTGATCAACTCAAAGTTGAAAATCAGCGATTACGTCTTTTATTAAATTCTCCGTTAAGAACCGATGAATACAAAAAAATTGCCGAAGTTCTTACTGCAGAAACAGATATTTATCGCCAACAAATTGTTATTAATCAAGGCAAAAAAGACGGTGCTTATGTAGGTCAGCCTGTCATTGATGAAAAAGGCGTCATTGGACAAATTATTTCCGTGGGCGAAAATACTAGCCGAGTACTGCTACTCACAGACGTAACACACTCAATTCCAGTGCAAGTTCTACGCAATGATGTTCGTGTTATTGCGAGTGGGACTGGGCATACCGATGAACTAAGCCTCGATAACGTGCCTCGTTCCGTTGATATAGAAAAAGGCGATCTTCTCGTAACCTCTGGGCTTGGTGGACGTTTTCTTGAAGGCTATCCCGTAGCTGTTGTACAAAGCGTTTCGCGTGATAGCTCTAATTACTTTGCAATAGTTAAAGCTAAACCTTTAGCTTTATTAGAACGTTTACGTTATGTACTTTTACTTTGGCCAAGTAACCTAGATATATCAAAAGTAAAATCAATGTCGCCAGAAGAAGTTCGCAATCTGGTGCAAAAACGTTTAGAAAGCCAAGCTAATGAAGCAAATTATAGAGTGAAAAAAACACCCTTAACAGAAAAAGACTTTCCAGAAAATGAAGAAAAAACCATTATTGAACCAGATATTCCAACAGATTTTCTTCAAAATGAAGAAGATCTTCCCATAGAACAGCAAGAAGAAAGGATAGAAGACTAA
- a CDS encoding rod shape-determining protein — translation MLFKKIRGLFSNDLSIDLGTANTLIYVKRQGIVLDEPSVVAIRQDRVGTLKSIAAVGKEAKLMLGRTPKSIVAIRPMKDGVIADFFVTEKMLQYFIKQVHSGNFMRPSPRVLVCVPAGATQVERRAIKESAIGAGAREVYLIEEPMAAAIGAKLPVSTAVGSMVIDIGGGTTEVAVISLNGIVYSSSVRIGGDRFDEAIISYVRRTFGSVIGEPTAERIKQEIGSAYIQEGDEIKEMEVHGHNLAEGAPRSFTLTSRDVLEAIQQPLNGIVAAVRTALEECQPEHAADIFERGMVLTGGGALLRNIDILLSKESGVPVIIAEDPLTCVARGGGEALEMIDMHGGDIFSDEI, via the coding sequence ATGTTATTTAAAAAAATTCGTGGGTTGTTTTCAAACGATCTTTCTATTGATTTAGGCACAGCTAATACTTTAATTTATGTCAAAAGACAAGGTATTGTACTTGATGAACCCTCTGTTGTTGCGATTCGTCAAGATCGCGTAGGCACATTAAAAAGCATTGCAGCTGTGGGTAAAGAAGCTAAATTAATGTTAGGTCGTACTCCCAAAAGTATTGTAGCAATTCGTCCGATGAAAGATGGCGTTATTGCAGACTTTTTTGTGACAGAAAAAATGTTGCAATACTTTATCAAACAAGTTCATAGCGGTAATTTTATGCGTCCAAGCCCACGTGTATTAGTATGTGTGCCAGCTGGTGCAACACAAGTAGAACGTCGCGCAATTAAAGAATCAGCAATCGGTGCTGGTGCGCGTGAAGTATATTTAATTGAAGAACCAATGGCAGCTGCAATTGGGGCTAAATTACCCGTTTCTACTGCAGTTGGTTCTATGGTAATTGATATCGGTGGCGGTACGACAGAAGTGGCTGTAATTTCCTTAAATGGTATCGTATATTCTTCTTCCGTGCGTATCGGTGGTGACCGTTTCGACGAGGCGATTATTTCTTATGTTCGCCGCACTTTTGGCTCGGTTATCGGAGAACCTACCGCCGAACGCATCAAACAAGAAATTGGTTCTGCTTATATTCAAGAAGGTGACGAAATTAAAGAAATGGAAGTACACGGACATAATTTAGCTGAAGGTGCGCCACGTTCATTTACTTTAACATCACGTGATGTCCTAGAAGCCATTCAACAACCATTAAACGGTATTGTAGCAGCGGTTCGAACGGCACTTGAAGAATGCCAACCAGAACACGCAGCAGACATTTTCGAACGTGGTATGGTATTAACTGGTGGCGGTGCTTTATTACGTAATATTGATATTTTACTTTCTAAAGAATCTGGTGTCCCAGTTATCATCGCAGAAGATCCATTAACCTGTGTTGCTCGTGGTGGTGGCGAAGCATTAGAAATGATCGATATGCACGGCGGCGATATTTTTAGTGATGAAATTTAA
- a CDS encoding ABC transporter ATP-binding protein/permease, with product MDYSQEAITSLIWILQTLAITSVVFSFGIFLLVRFTQWGKQFWMFAGGYLSPKRSIKPILFFLLIVAMTLLSVRISLVNSEWYKNMYTSLQEFNEHVFWQQMGLFCVIAASSVSAALVSYYLEQRFVINWIEWLNEQLVNKWMAHRAYYKTQYLSENLDNPDQRIQQDVQSYVKTTLSLSTGVIDAVTSMISYTILLWGLAGPMIVLGVEIPHMMVFLVFGYVIFTTLIAFWLGRPLISLNFINERLNANYRYSLIRIKEYAESIAFYAGEKVEKNQLYQQFNAVIHNMWVIIFRTLKFSGFNLVVSQISVVFPLLIQVGRYFEKQIKLGDLMQTLQVFGQLHANLSFFRSTYDNFASYKATLDRLTGFCYAIEKANNKSQTQIHNHPTDVIFKNLSIQNPLGHTLIKHLNITLPQGTSLLIQGKSGAGKTTLLRTIAGLWSYAEGEINCPTHNQLFLSQKPYVPQGNLMSALAYPNNADNISHTQAVEILNKVQLGHLAEQLEKEQDWTRILSLGEQQRLAFARLILHKPAVAFLDEATASMDEGLEFSMYQLLQQELPQTTIISVGHRSTLKTLHQQQLILQDKGQWQVL from the coding sequence ATGGATTACAGCCAAGAAGCCATTACTTCTCTTATTTGGATTTTACAAACGCTAGCCATCACCTCAGTCGTCTTTAGTTTTGGCATTTTTCTTTTGGTGCGTTTTACTCAATGGGGAAAACAATTTTGGATGTTTGCAGGCGGTTATCTTTCGCCTAAACGTAGCATTAAACCTATCTTATTCTTTCTGCTTATTGTTGCAATGACATTACTTAGCGTACGTATCAGCCTTGTAAATTCTGAGTGGTATAAAAATATGTATACCTCATTGCAAGAATTTAATGAACATGTATTTTGGCAACAAATGGGCTTATTCTGCGTCATCGCAGCAAGTTCTGTTTCAGCAGCATTAGTAAGCTATTATTTAGAGCAACGTTTCGTCATCAACTGGATTGAATGGCTTAACGAGCAGCTTGTTAATAAATGGATGGCACATCGTGCCTATTACAAAACACAGTATTTATCAGAAAACCTAGATAACCCCGATCAACGTATTCAACAAGATGTGCAATCTTATGTAAAAACCACGCTTTCTTTAAGCACTGGCGTCATTGATGCGGTCACCTCGATGATCTCTTACACGATTTTGTTATGGGGATTAGCAGGTCCAATGATAGTACTTGGTGTAGAAATTCCGCATATGATGGTATTTTTAGTGTTTGGTTATGTCATTTTCACAACCCTCATCGCATTCTGGCTCGGTCGCCCATTAATCTCATTGAATTTTATTAATGAACGCCTAAACGCAAACTATCGTTATTCTTTAATTCGCATTAAAGAATATGCTGAAAGCATTGCTTTTTATGCGGGCGAAAAAGTCGAAAAAAATCAGCTTTATCAGCAGTTCAACGCCGTCATTCACAATATGTGGGTCATTATATTTAGAACACTAAAATTTTCTGGATTTAACCTAGTCGTAAGCCAAATTTCTGTTGTTTTTCCATTGTTAATTCAAGTTGGACGTTACTTTGAAAAGCAAATAAAACTAGGCGATCTAATGCAAACCTTGCAAGTATTTGGTCAGTTACACGCAAATCTTTCATTCTTCCGCAGTACTTATGATAATTTTGCAAGCTATAAAGCAACGCTAGATCGTTTAACTGGGTTCTGTTATGCCATTGAAAAAGCAAATAATAAATCACAAACACAGATCCACAATCATCCAACAGATGTGATTTTCAAAAATTTAAGTATTCAAAATCCATTAGGTCATACACTAATTAAACATCTAAACATTACCTTACCGCAAGGAACAAGTTTACTTATTCAAGGAAAATCTGGGGCAGGAAAAACCACGCTTTTACGCACCATTGCGGGGCTTTGGAGCTACGCCGAGGGAGAAATAAATTGCCCTACGCACAATCAGCTTTTCTTGTCACAAAAGCCCTATGTGCCACAAGGAAATTTAATGTCAGCATTAGCTTATCCAAATAACGCTGACAATATTTCACATACACAAGCTGTAGAAATATTAAATAAAGTACAACTAGGACATTTGGCTGAACAATTAGAAAAAGAACAAGACTGGACACGTATTCTTTCTCTTGGCGAACAACAGCGTTTGGCGTTTGCACGATTAATTCTACACAAACCAGCGGTGGCATTTTTAGATGAAGCCACAGCTAGTATGGATGAAGGTTTAGAATTTTCGATGTATCAATTGTTACAACAAGAACTACCACAAACGACAATCATCAGTGTGGGACACCGTTCAACCCTTAAAACCTTACATCAACAACAGTTAATTCTGCAAGACAAAGGGCAATGGCAAGTGCTATAA